The Panicum hallii strain FIL2 chromosome 5, PHallii_v3.1, whole genome shotgun sequence genome contains the following window.
CAGCCTCCTTGGGTTTTTCCTTTTCCGAGCATGCAGCCTCCGTGGCTTTAGTGGTAGTGTCATCATTGGCTGTTATCTCTTGCGGGTCAGGTTTTGGCGATTTTTTGTTAAGGCTTGACACAAACTTCTTCAAGTGCCTAATGTAATCAGGATACAGCTCGAGATTGCAGTGGCCACCGCCACTTAACCACAGTGGTGAATATTTCACTTTGCAATGCTCCCATAGCTGTTTTCCATGGGAGCAGTCGACAACATCATCTGATGTACCCTAGTATAAGAATAATCAAGTTATGAAAAATCAGAGCAACATTCTTAACTAGATAATAAAGATGAATCATGATTGTTTCAAGATGCCAGTTCTTAGGCCTCTACAACTTTGACATATATGACTGTTCATTTTTAAATGTTCCATACTTGGCTTGCTGAGTGGTGCATATTACTCAAGAATCTTCTACATTGCACACCCTACCCTACTACAGATGAGGAATCACCTATTGACAGGCGTAATCTACTGGTGTATCATATCCAAAGTTAATTCCATCAAGGATCCAATGTAACTACTGATCACTAgtgaaaatgaaaaaaaaagaaaagagagagagaaggaaatAGTAAAACTCACATGAATAACAAGCACTGGGCAATTTACCAAGCCAATCTTATCGATGTTCTACAGAAAGGAGAGAAAAGATATCAGTTATTTAGCAACCAGATAACCATAGATCTATGGATACAGTACTCTTAGTCCAGATAATATACCTTGTAAATGTCGAACCAAAATGTGCGCTTGACTGGATACAGTACTCTTAGTCCAGATAAAATGGGGCTGTGCAAAACCACAGCTCGCAAGTTTGGCAATCGTGAAGCAAGATCAATGGTCGGACCACTTCCAACAGACTGACCATATAAGATTATATCCTCATCTGCGACACCATATTTTTCCTTGAGGCAGTTGTATGCTGCTTCAATGTCTGCATATGTATTACACTCAGTGGGCTGTTCAATGGAAGAATAAACTGTATATTAAGATACGGTTAGGCAGAAGATTAGATTGGTAGGTAAGTTACTGATGAAGCAACCAACATAAAAGAACAGAAAATACCTTCCCTGTAGATCTCCCATAACCAGAATAATCATACCTGCAGTAAAATGCAAGTCTGATAAAAAAATCactttcagaaaaaaaaaattatCTGCTCCTAGCTTCAACTGCTCTTAAGGGTAGGGAACTAACTTTGACCACAAATTATGCACCATTTTGGACGAGATTCATCTTTAGCAATGGAATTATGGAAACTTGAAAAGTGGTCAATATTGTTCCAAACAAAGCATAGCACAGAAAACAGGCACTCAAAAATGCTGCGATTCAGTTGTCAAGCTAATCATAATTCCTTGGGATGGACGAGTAAGCAATGCTGGAAATGCTTTGCAGGATTTGTGACGCTTCTGATGAGGATGGTAATTATGCTGTTTAGCAATAGAGTTATAATAACAAAACATGATTTAATGTCTGTCTGACATTATAGAATAATTATAGTCATGGAAAGGAATTTTCTTTCAGGAATCGCAAAGCCAATGTCCACATCCTACAAGAGGCTGACAAATAAGAGAGAGAGTCCTTGGAATCCAAAATATGATGCACATCTCCATGCATAACGCAATCCACCAGACAGACCCACCAATCATGCCTCGGAGTGCAAGTCACCATCTCATCAGCATCCAAAAAGTTCATAGTGTAAAATCTAAGATACATCCACAAAATACATTATCTTGCTTCTCTGGCACACCTCCAAAGTCGGTACACTCCCTTGCTTAGAGGAGATAGCTTGGCATTATGCAATTATTACACCTGAATATAAGTTACACACTTCTCTATCTTTTCGTTTTATGTGAAATAGATCTCTCTTTTATGAACCGAAAAATATCACACCAATTACTCTGGTACTCGGTACTCTCAAGCCCATACCTATTACTTTCGTTGGAACAGAATCTAGAAATAATAAatgtatgcttcattttgcttAAAACCTCAAAAGCAATGCACTAAATGCAAGCGTCTCCTTAAAATCGAAATTCAAAATCAAGTGAATTTGGGGGGGGGAACAGCATAGAGAAGTTAGAGGGGAAGTTAGTTGTTTACTACTATAATACAGGTTGATTTCCACAGCACTTAACCAAAATGGTTCAGTGATCCAATCCTATTTCCTATCAATCATTCAATTTCATGCCCAATTGGCTGTTGCTGCAATACGGTTCCAAAATTAGAGCAAATCACATCGCTTTGTCTAATCAAAGCAACCGGCCAAAAGATACAAACAACATCTAACAATAAATGCACGCCAGAAATCGACCGCGCCCGCCTTTCCCAAAACCCTCCCGTAAGTTCCCCCAACGGAAACCCCTCAAGCTCGCTGCCAAATCCAGCAAAATTGGCAATCCCGCGACCTGAAGTGGCGGGGGCGGAGCATTTACCCGAAGAGATTGAcacggaggcggcggctgagcTCGACGAAGAGCCCGTACATCTGGCCGAGGTCGGCGGCGTTGCCGTGGGAGTAGAGCATGGTGGCGGAGGCCCGCGCGTGGCGCACGTAGACCCCCACGATCTCGTTCCCGCGGCGCGTGCGGAGGCGCACCACCTCTGTgccgtcctcctcctcggcggccgcggcggaggacgagtccccgccgccgccgtcccgcctccGGCGGCGCCCGGGGGCACGGGAGATCTCCGGGATGGCGAGGCGCCCGGTAGCGGCGTCGGCGACGACGACGGTGTAggacggcggcgtgggcgggaaGAAGGCGAAGCGCGCGGCGATGGTGGACGTCACGCCGCCCATGTCTCTCCACCGGCGGGTCAAAGGGGGCGGGGTGGTCAGTGGTcagctgctgcgccgccgcctcgtggCGCGCGGAGGCATGCGGCGCGATGCGAGCAGGGTTTGGATCGGAGGGTTCGGTGGTGGTGCGAGACGGCGAGCGGGGagagggggggagagagagaggaggggaggtgggtGCTCACTTCTGCGAGCTTGTTTTCCCCTTCCCTTCTCCTGTTTTTAATTCGGGCGTTGCTTTGCTTTTGGTCGCGGCTGGCTGGATCGCCGATTTACCGAGGGGAGCGAAGCGGTTGGCCTCACCCGGACAGGAATGTCGCGGATCGGCTGAGGCGAGCGGCCGCCATGGCCGATGCTGCGGTGGGTGGTTGCCTTGCCTCGTGGGAACTGGTGGCGATGGTACTTCGCCGCACCAGTTGAACTGTACTATGGTTGGTAGGTTGGTGCGTGACTTTCCATCAGGTTTTAAATGTCCTTCAGGTAGCGGTACTAGGAAGTTTGTTAGAAAATTTTGACTTTATGCTCACGTGCTCGCCAAAGTAAAATTTTGTCCTCGCAAAAAAGGGCAGTGTAGTAATTTGTTTCACCGGTTCTACCTATGTTTACGATGCAGTccgttggaacttgattttcttAGGACCATAGTGATATAATGGCACGTGTGGAAGATGTAAGATTAGAAGACAAGCAACCAATTAGCACGAATGATTCCGAGTCATTGTTGTGTTGACGGAAAATATAAAAGAATGTGAAACAAAATAGAAGGAAATGCATCCAAAGTTGTATTTTTGAAGTCATCATGGGATGAGAAATATATGTGGTTCTCCACACGTCATCTTTTTTCAAAAGAAAAGTAAATGGATATGATGAGAAGTGATCTTACAATAATTAACTTCAAGAGAAACATGTGTGAGGTATGGATGCTTTCCTTTTGTGGATAGGACTTAGGAGGAAAGATAAGATGTGGTAGAAAGCTGTGGTTTGGTGCTGGTCTTGAAAAAGTTTCATGGCTCCACTTTTAGATTCCTTACAACTTGTATTTGCATTTATCTGTTGATGCTAATTGAGCTTGTTCGCAAAACCGAGCATCTTCATGATGTGTATTGTGGACCATGCATTATGCTGTCTATGTACTCATTTGTTTGTTTTACACTTGATGAGGACGTGCCATGCAAAAGCAAAAGTTATACACCTAACTATTGAAGTAACAAGAACAACGAGAACAAATTTGTGCTCTACACCTCTTCTCGCGAAGAAAAGAATTCAAGCAGCAAATGATAGGACAATGTTCAGAGTTCAGACCTAAACTTGTACTCGATGTATGTATCCAATGGTTACAAGATGTTTAAAGCTTCTTTTCTTGTTCAATTTTATATCATTATGTCTTAAAATATGGAATCTTGCATCAATGAGCTAAATACACGTCTAAAAATCTGGAATACATTACCTACCAATAATAAGAACACGGCACAAAATTTAACTCAAGATGTTAGGACATTTGAAACCAAATCAGCTCGTACTACTGTTGGAGCATTAAGCTCAATCAATTTGGAAGGTGTTCTTTTCTTCTATCATGGATGCATTATTCTTATTTTTACCAAAGAGATTGTATCAGGTATATGAGGCTAAAATGATGTATGAAATTAATGGGAATGTAGTGTGGTCGATTTAACAATCCATTGACGCTATCATTAGAGGCTAAAATGTCATATAAGAATAAACCGAGGGAGCAACCTTTAGGTCATATCTGGTTCTATACCAGATTTAGATAACCTTAGCCAATCCCACCGATGAATCCAGCGAAAGTGCCCTTCCATTTCCAACGCTAGAATTCCAGGTGGCCACAGACGCAGCCCACGAGAGCTCACGGCGCAGAGGATGCAGGAATCCAAGTGTCCGCGTTACAGCGGCCTAGCTGCCGAGCTGCGGATAGGCGTTAGCAGGAGGGAGCTTTCCTCGCGTCGCGTCCGTTCCTCGCGGGCTCAGCTCCGATCGCTCACTGGAGAGCAACAGGAGATTTGGCGCCATCAATCACGCCGTGATGGGCAGCACAGGAGACCAGGCCAGCAGGGGATAAACTCGTCAGTTTGACCGGCGAGCTTGGCCGCGAGGGAAGAGCAAGCAAGCGGCCAAGCAGCAAGCACAGCACCCCGGCCGCCGGGATCGATGGATCTACCCCTACCGGAGCACCAGGCCAAACCCCCCACACACAGACACAGCTGATCCCCCCTTCACATGTCCCCTGTCATC
Protein-coding sequences here:
- the LOC112893391 gene encoding alpha/beta hydrolase domain-containing protein 17C-like — encoded protein: MGGVTSTIAARFAFFPPTPPSYTVVVADAATGRLAIPEISRAPGRRRRRDGGGGDSSSAAAAEEEDGTEVVRLRTRRGNEIVGVYVRHARASATMLYSHGNAADLGQMYGLFVELSRRLRVNLFGYDYSGYGRSTGKPTECNTYADIEAAYNCLKEKYGVADEDIILYGQSVGSGPTIDLASRLPNLRAVVLHSPILSGLRVLYPVKRTFWFDIYKNIDKIGLVNCPVLVIHGTSDDVVDCSHGKQLWEHCKVKYSPLWLSGGGHCNLELYPDYIRHLKKFVSSLNKKSPKPDPQEITANDDTTTKATEAACSEKEKPKEAAKCSQISRKSLDSRVGKSKTVDVAEKPRMSSDDIDKFRRRRCLVW